A DNA window from Rubripirellula tenax contains the following coding sequences:
- a CDS encoding GspE/PulE family protein: MSTNDKIDFQPLHGETELSPPEVYAANLVEWAVERHASDLFISDSESSVLVSIRRLGKIEPVRQLARQYGKRLQGHLRVLAGADAGESIRPSDGRGVLATPDGSLIDLRLSSIPTLYGQDVAIRLFDPIRGARSIENLGYDDSEMQTIVDLIHRPSGLILVAGPVASGKSSTLYSAVEALNDGTRKIHTLEDPIEHSLPGVMQSQVNLRAGLDFADLLSAVLRHSPDVIMIGEIRDSRTASTAVRAGASGQLVLATIHAKSCAEAVDAMLQYDTMPKFLAGALIGVINQRLLRKLCPKCRKPLLDVEMDIGPRIRSVLCGQEPRLYGAAGCEECFGDGFDALTCVPEVMRMDHRLCEAIGNGASAAQLETIAIDEGMLCLAEVTAARVLRGLTTADEANQAVADPLLATLAALAKNAE, from the coding sequence ATGAGCACCAACGACAAGATTGACTTCCAACCTCTTCATGGTGAAACGGAACTATCACCGCCCGAGGTTTACGCCGCTAATTTGGTCGAATGGGCCGTCGAGCGTCACGCCAGCGATTTGTTTATCTCGGATTCAGAATCCAGTGTTTTGGTTTCGATTCGTCGCCTAGGAAAAATTGAACCCGTTCGACAACTCGCTCGACAATATGGAAAGCGATTGCAGGGCCACCTTCGCGTCCTCGCCGGTGCCGATGCCGGCGAGTCGATCCGTCCGTCCGACGGCCGGGGAGTCTTGGCCACGCCCGACGGCAGCCTCATCGACTTGCGATTGAGCTCCATTCCGACACTCTATGGACAAGACGTTGCAATACGCTTGTTCGACCCGATTCGTGGCGCACGATCGATCGAAAATCTCGGATATGACGATTCCGAAATGCAAACCATTGTGGATCTGATCCATCGGCCATCGGGTTTGATTTTGGTCGCCGGCCCGGTCGCGAGCGGTAAATCTAGCACGCTCTATTCCGCAGTGGAGGCGTTGAACGACGGCACCCGAAAAATCCACACGCTCGAGGACCCGATCGAACACTCGCTTCCCGGTGTGATGCAATCACAAGTCAATCTTCGCGCCGGTCTCGACTTTGCCGACCTGCTCTCGGCGGTCCTTCGTCATAGCCCTGATGTGATCATGATTGGCGAGATCCGCGATTCACGAACCGCTTCCACTGCGGTCCGTGCCGGCGCAAGCGGCCAACTGGTACTCGCCACCATTCACGCAAAGAGCTGTGCCGAAGCGGTCGATGCGATGTTGCAGTACGATACGATGCCGAAGTTCTTGGCAGGTGCCCTCATCGGCGTGATCAATCAACGACTGCTTCGCAAACTATGCCCGAAGTGCCGAAAACCGCTGCTTGACGTCGAAATGGATATCGGTCCACGAATTCGAAGCGTGCTCTGTGGACAGGAACCGCGCTTGTATGGAGCTGCGGGATGCGAAGAGTGCTTCGGCGATGGCTTCGATGCACTCACGTGCGTCCCCGAAGTCATGCGAATGGACCATCGGCTCTGCGAAGCGATTGGCAACGGCGCGTCGGCAGCTCAACTGGAAACGATCGCAATCGATGAAGGCATGCTGTGTCTTGCCGAAGTCACGGCCGCGAGAGTGCTCAGGGGACTGACCACCGCCGACGAAGCGAACCAAGCCGTCGCCGATCCGCTGTTGGCAACCTTGGCCGCATTGGCGAAGAACGCAGAGTAG